Proteins found in one Strix uralensis isolate ZFMK-TIS-50842 chromosome 21, bStrUra1, whole genome shotgun sequence genomic segment:
- the CIMIP2A gene encoding ciliary microtubule inner protein 2A has product MAAPKENNLFPRNPYYIPGYEGFVPQYKYQFGKTFGKTTYNLLMDPGVAKSPCPLLAPLHNQKFTEDFGRRKDGVQGYLPERPGHFPYEKPGAAPSFPEPVLGPKSPPPGPGPAKEELTMMRTDPLPQHHPGEYAPRTQLPQGYPQRISHRPASEGKERRLPEITPAYGQGKRCRPSWLSGDLVGSKLPVKIEGVTLPEYAETADTEQDYRLPKLEVPCVIQQKVIPGYAGFIPCLTQVNGVNYVQAVKEATNEFDRRQMMDRNPACSAGKRFPQTYWPNNRIYTSDGLIPSYAGFIPDLRHTYGLTFRNSTRKAYEKEQRRRACAL; this is encoded by the exons ATGGCAGCCCCGAAGGAAAATAACCTCTTCCCTCGCAATCCCTACTATATCCCTGG CTATGAGGGCTTCGTCCCTCAGTACAAATATCAGTTTGGAAAGACTTTTGGCAAAACCACTTATAACCTGCTGATGGATCCTGGTGTTGCAAAGAGCCCTTGCCCCTTGCTGGCGCCGCTGCACAACCAGAAGTTCACTGAGGACTTCGGCAGGAGGAAGGATGGTGTCCAGGGTTATCTCCCTGAGCGTCCAG GGCACTTTCCCTATGAGAAACCTGGGGCTGCACCAAGCTTTCCTGAACCAGTCCTTGGGCCAAAGTCTCCCCCACCGGGGCCAGGGCCGGCAAAGGAAGAGCTGACGATGATGCGCACggaccccctgccccagcaccacccCGGTGAGTACGCCCCAAGGACACAACTGCCTCAGGGGTACCCACAGAGGATTTCACATCGTCCTGCGTCTGAGGGGAAAGAGCGGCGATTGCCCGAGATCACCCCGGCCTACGGACAGGGAAAAAGGTGCAGACCCAGCTGGCTCAGCGGTGACTTGGTGGGAAGCAAACTG cCTGTAAAAATTGAAGGTGTGACTCTGCCAGAATATGCTGAAACTGCAGATACAGAGCAAGATTATCGGTTACCAAAACTGGAGGTACCATGTGTGATCCAACAGAAAGTCATTCCAG GGTATGCTGGATTCATCCCCTGCCTCACCCAGGTTAACGGTGTGAACTACGTCCAGGCTGTGAAGGAAGCAACGAACGAATTTGACCGACGCCAG atgaTGGACAGAAACCCAGCTTGCAGTGCTGGCAAGAGATTTCCCCAAACATACTGGCCTAACAACAGAATTTACACCAGTGATGGACTGATACCTTCCTACGCAGGCTTCATACCAG acctCCGACACACCTACGGGCTCACTTTTAGGAACAGCACCCGAAAAGCTTACGAAAAGGAACAAAGGAGACGAGCTTGTGCACTGTGA
- the TUBB4B gene encoding tubulin beta-4B chain, which yields MREIVHLQAGQCGNQIGAKFWEVISDEHGIDPTGTYHGDSDLQLERINVYYNEATGGKYVPRAVLVDLEPGTMDSVRSGPFGQIFRPDNFVFGQSGAGNNWAKGHYTEGAELVDSVLDVVRKEAESCDCLQGFQLTHSLGGGTGSGMGTLLISKIREEYPDRIMNTFSVVPSPKVSDTVVEPYNATLSVHQLVENTDETYCIDNEALYDICFRTLKLTTPTYGDLNHLVSATMSGVTTCLRFPGQLNADLRKLAVNMVPFPRLHFFMPGFAPLTSRGSQQYRALTVPELTQQMFDAKNMMAACDPRHGRYLTVAAVFRGRMSMKEVDEQMLNVQNKNSSYFVEWIPNNVKTAVCDIPPRGLKMSATFIGNSTAIQELFKRISEQFTAMFRRKAFLHWYTGEGMDEMEFTEAESNMNDLVSEYQQYQDATAEEEGEFEEEAEEEAE from the exons ATGAGGGAGATCGTGCACCTGCAGGCCGGGCAGTGCGGAAACCAGATCGGGGCCAAG TTCTGGGAGGTGATCAGCGACGAACATGGCATCGACCCAACCGGTACCTACCACGGAGACAGCGACCTGCAGCTGGAGCGCATTAACGTCTACTACAACGAGGCCACAG GTGGCAAGTACGTGCCCCGCGCCGTCCTGGTGGACCTGGAGCCCGGCACCATGGACTCGGTGCGCTCCGGGCCCTTCGGCCAGATATTCAGGCCAGACAACTTCGTGTTCG GTCAGAGCGGAGCAGGAAACAACTGGGCAAAGGGCCATTATACGGAAGGTGCTGAATTAGTTGATTCCGTGTTAGATGTTGTAAGAAAGGAGGCAGAAAGCTGTGATTGTCTCCAGGGCTTTCAGCTCACTCACTCTCTCGGTGGTGGTACGGGCTCTGGCATGGGTACCCTCCTCATCAGCAAAATTCGTGAAGAGTACCCAGACCGAATTATGAATACTTTCAGTGTTGTACCCTCCCCTAAAGTATCAGATACTGTAGTAGAGCCCTACAATGCCACGCTCTCGGTTCACCAGCTTGTGGAGAACACGGATGAGACATACTGTATTGATAACGAAGCCCTCTACGACATATGCTTCAGAACACTGAAGTTAACTACTCCGACATACGGTGATCTGAACCATTTAGTGTCGGCCACCATGAGTGGTGTTACCACCTGCCTGCGGTTCCCAGGCCAGCTTAACGCTGACCTGCGGAAGCTGGCAGTGAACATGGTTCCCTTTCCCCGTTTGCACTTTTTCATGCCTGGTTTTGCCCCGCTCACGAGCCGTGGGAGCCAGCAGTACCGTGCTTTAACTGTGCCAGAGCTAACACAGCAGATGTTTGATGCAAAGAATATGATGGCTGCGTGTGACCCACGTCACGGCCGCTATCTGACCGTAGCTGCTGTTTTTAGAGGCCGTATGTCGATGAAAGAGGTTGACGAGCAAATGCTGaatgttcagaacaaaaatagCAGCTATTTTGTTGAATGGATTCCTAATAACGTTAAAACAGCGGTCTGTGACATTCCACCTCGTGGCCTGAAAATGTCTGCCACCTTCATTGGGAACAGCACGGCCATCCAGGAGCTGTTCAAACGCATTTCTGAGCAGTTCACGGCCATGTTCCGCCGAAAGGCTTTCCTGCACTGGTACACTGGCGAGGGCATGGACGAGATGGAGTTCACAGAGGCTGAGAGCAACATGAACGACCTGGTGTCTGAGTATCAGCAGTACCAGGATGCTACAGctgaggaggagggggagtttgaggaggaggctgaggaagAGGCAGAGTAA